The Vibrio syngnathi DNA window CCTCCTAAGCTTACCTATATTGGTCTGCTTAGGAGTTATCCGGATGCTTATTACTATGAGTGAAAAAGATATTTATCGATTTAAGGTTCTGACTGACGTACGTGAAAAACGACTACGCCAAGTTGACGCTGCTGTCATTTTGAATCTATCTGCGCGTCATATCCGGCGTTTGGTGAACCAACTTGTCTCTCTTGGCGCGCAAAGTCTTACACACGCAGCGCGTGGCCGCCCAAGTAATCGACGCCACTCAGAACATTTCAGAATTGAAATACTGAAGCTTATTCGTGAGCATTACTCTGACTTCTCACCAACGTTCGCTCTGGAAAAACTGACTGAACTGCACAATCTATCAGTCTCTAAAGAAACACTCCGTCAATGGATGATCGCCGACGGACTGTGGCTTCCACATGCAAAACGAAAACCTCGAGTATATCAGCCACGTTACCGTCGTGATTGCTTGGGTGAACTTATCCAAATTGACGGCTCCCATCACGACTGGTTTGAAGGTCGCAGCGACAAATGCTGCCTATTGGTGTTCATTGACGATGCGACTGGCCGCTTGATGAACCTAAGATTCAGCGAGACGGAATCCGCGTTTGACTACATGTTAGCGACGCGTGAATACCTCGATGCGCACGGTAAACCCATCGCATTTTACAGCGACAAACACTCCATATTTCGAGTGAATCAGGAGAAACACAAACAAGTTGGCCAAACCCAATACGGGCGCGTGCTGAAAGAGCTGGCGATAGAACTCATTTGTGCCAACAGCTCCCAAGCCAAAGGCCGTGTTGAGCGAGCCAATCTCACGTTGCAAGACCGGCTGGTTAAAGAGATGCGCTTACAAGGCATCAACACCATCGAGCAAGCCAACGTCTGGCTTCCCTACTTCGTCGCCGATTTTAATCATCGCTTTGCTAAGCCTGCTCAATCCCCGAAAAACATGACTTGCTGCCGAGAGATAGTCGATACGCCGAATCTTAATGCCCCTTCGGCACGATGCCGCCGAATGGTGACCAATTTAGCCTCTGTCCATAAGGATACAGGTTTAGTGATACATTGGGATTGGGGGATTTTTTCTTTTTCGCCATGCTTGGAGCCTCTTCGATGTAGGCCATCAGCCTATCAGAGGTAGCACAACCGCTTTACTGTTTGCTCAGCAAAAACCGACGTAAATCTCGCTCCGCGCGCATCACAAACAAGATGTACACTTTGTCACCTTTTTGCTTGTAGAAAACCCGACATGGATTCACTACGACTTCGCGATAATTCAGGTGCTCGAGCTCTGGAGGCAGACGCCCAGACTCGGGAAAGTCGCTGAGGCGTTCAATTTTGTCGAAAATGTTTTGAACCAGCTGTTTGGCCGCGACTAGGTTTTCAAGGGCAATGTATTCCGCGATATCGTTGAGATCCGATAGCGCGGGTTCACTCCAAATCACTTCAGCCATTTTGACATCTTGTCTTTGGCTTCGTCATGACTCAGCGCCTTGCCTTCAGAAATGGCGCGCTCACCGCGTGCGATCCCTTCGAGGATAGCCAAGCGGTTTTGCATAAACTGATAGTCATCGACGTCAACCAAATACGCAGAAGGTTTGCCATGCTCGGTGATCAACACGGGCTCTTTGGTGTCGTGTAGGTCGGCAAGGATTTTGGTCGCTTGACGCTTAAGGGAAGTAACGAGCTCGACTTTCATGAGGATGCCTCCAATAGAAGATTAAAAGTGATACAATTGTATCACTTTTAATCTTACAAGTTTAGTGCAGCATAAGGTAAAGCGTTTAGAGAAATGCCTAAATAAGTTGTCAAATTACCGCGCTAAATCTATCCGAACATCGCAAAATCTAAAGCTGGCACTCTTTATTACTTAATAGTAGGACACATCAACTCTATTGTTTTTCGACACTTGGGTAAGATAAATACGCCCAACCGTTTTTCTATCCGTATAATAATTACCTGATAGACTCAAGCTACGCTCATTTTCTAAAACATCAAATAAGGTTGAGCCATCATAAGGCGTACGACCAACTATCCGAGAGGTTGAACGATAAACGTAATATAACTTCTTTTGGCCTTGTTCCATGGTTGGAGTGCATTCTAACGTAACTGACTTTACATCCTTCCCATGCATATCAATTTCAGTCAGAAGAAGCCCTTGCCTAATAACCGCACGAACATCAATTTCTAAACCAGTTTCAGTCATAACGCAACCAACCCACTCACCATTGAGGTCGGGGTATAAGCTGCCATTGAACCACTTCAATAGTCCCCAAATTTTTCTAGCACAAAAAGGGATTAAGAGAATGAAAATTACAAAAGTAGATACAAAAGAAGATATTGTGATTATTTTATAAAGATCCCAACTAGGAAAAATATATTGCTTAATCAATGTATATACGCCAACACTTAGCAATGTTGACATTATGATCAACACCTTTAGCAAGGTGCTAACTTGTATGATTTTAAACACGTTTTTCTCTATTATTTAATCGTATAATCGCATAGTTTATTTTTACCACTACTTTTAGCGTCAAGTAATGCTACATAAGCTTCTTTCAGCGAAGAGCCCACCCCAGCAGAAAACGTAAATGTGTTGGAAGGCAATCCTTGTATCCTTTCAAATAATCTAGCGCTGTCGAAGCAATTACCTGACTTACCAACCACTCCATCAGCCGCACAAAAAACAATCTCAAAGCCATTCTCGATTAGCAATTGAGCAATCTGATCAGCAGCGTTTACTAATGACGCGCTCACTTGATAAAGGTTTTCCTCATCATTGTTGAGGTAGAATGATGTAATTTTCCGCCCTACATCATCCCCGTCAATCGTTATATATTTCATAAAATCGCCTTAAATCAAAAATTTGGACTTATTATAACAATACAGTATCAACAGAGAAATGATTTACGGCATCATCAGAAGCTATTCATCTTGTTGTAGGTTACAACTCAACAACACCGCCTTAAAGACGATGACGAAACCTAACCTTAGACTGAAAATACCAAGTGTTAGGAATCTGTCTTAAATGCGATTATTGGTGCGGAAGCTCATTTGAAGCTTGTTCATAATTGTCACAATACTTGAGAGCTCTATCGACAAACTTGATGCTTCCTTTGGTGCCGCGATCAGTCCAATAATGCCCTTCTAGCGCATAGGCAGGCATACCGTGGACTTCCAGTGAAAATGAACCATGATGTATTTCGCTTCTAGTCCCTTGAAGCTCAATCTTAGGTTCATTTCTATAAACACCAACAAATTTGAACAATTCTCCATCTTCTTGAGGCTCAATGCTATGAGCAATAAGAACAGATTTAGATTCTTCCGTCATTAAACGTAAACTTAAAGATGTCAATGTTTGTCTAACAACGGCGTAACCATAGATTGTCGGAATTGTTTCATTGGTAACAGGATTCACCCAGTTACTTTGCATTTCAACTTTCCACGTTCCCCTCAAGTCTGGTCTCTTCACGTACCAACCGTTGATCAGCTTCCATGACCACATGTACTTATTAAACAAAGCTACAAAGGCTGATATGGAGCCGACTACTATTCCAAAAGGTTTCAAGAATTCTATACTCAAAACGGGCATACCTTGGAACCACAAGGCAACTAACCATACAGCAATAGTTAAGCCAATAAACGATGAGATATGTAATCTAGTCAGCATTATTCGTATCCAATATAGTCCCAGGCATCACTTAAAAATTGATGGGCGCTAGAACGTGTCCACTGTTGCGGTCCTCTAAACAAATATTTCAACTCACTAACCTCACCCCATTCCGAACACTTGTCATCGGAACGAGTATCATTAAAAAGGTTGGCTAAAACTGCTCTAACCATAGGTTTATATTGAGTGTGTTCGAAAGCTGAATTTGGAGCATTAAACACCAAGCATTCAATCAAAAAACTAGGTGCTTCTTTAGCCGACTTAATACCATTTTTCGACATTTCATTTGATAGAGTCTTGAGGACTCTAACAACTCTTTTATATCTTCTATTCGTAACAGTATTTTTTTGAACTCCGTTGTCATAATGTTGTTCGGGCCAATTAATAACACTAGGTGGGCTTAAATCATCAGGGATCATCTCAACCCCAGAAAGGTGACGATTAACAGCTGTATATCTACGATGTTCAAAAAAAGCAGCAACATCAGATTCCACACGATAACTATTTTCTTTTATGTCAAAAGACTTGCTGCCTCGGGAAATTGATGTTCTGCCAAAGTGCGCGATTAAGGCTTCTTCAAGCTCATTTTTGAATGATGAATATTCATAGCTTGCAGGAACAAAGCTTTTCGCAAGTTCAACTTTCACATTATCATCGGTGTAATTTGGAAAGTACGAATCGTAACAAACAACCCCAACATCAACATCGCTATCTTGTTTTACGTTAACCCGATTACGATATGAACCTTGAGTAAAGACCTTGATGTTTCTATTTTTAAGTTTTTCACTAGCTTGGATAGCTTTACGAATTTGTCGTTCAGCGTTTTCCGCTCTGGTTTGCTCAGTCTGACTTGGGCCTTTTGCCCAAGTTGAGAAAACCGATTCCCAATCTCTACTCATTAATACCAAACCTCAAATGATAATTCCTAATCAATGATACATGGGCAAAATACCTTAAGTTCAATGGGGTTATGTAAAAAGAGAGCCAATTAGAAAGTTTGTAGTTGCACTACGCAGATTTACTTAAAAAAAGGCTACTTCCTACGAAAGCAGCCTATTCTAGTTTCAATTATCGGCGTTTCTTATAGCGTTTTCGTGTGGTGTTCGCCCGAACCACTCGCCCATTTTTGAGCGTGTAGCCCTTCTTAAGTTGGCCGTTTGGTCGGCGGCCTTTGCACTTGTGTCCTTTCATTCGGTATCTCCAGTTTTCGTATCCGTTGCTCTTGGTCTTGCTGCACTCGCTTTATCCAATTGATGTCTGTTTTTAAAGCCGCAATCGTGCCAAGGCTTGAGACTCCACCTGTAATAAGAGCGATGATTAACGCATCGAGATACGCCATCACTTCGTTTTCCATCGAGAAGCGTAGTATTCAAGTAGGTATCGCACCATGGCACGCATGCCTAGCATATCGACCACAACGGCGCCAACTACAAACCAATAAGGGCTAGGGATGTTCTGCAGCGCATTGAAGCCTTGTTCGACATACGGCGCGTAATTAGGAATGAAAGACAAGATGAGCGGCACGAAGACGACTAACAAGATAAATTCATCCTTAAATCCCCTATCTCGAATGCTGATTTCATCAAGGCTGCTGGCCTGCTCTTCGCCATTTTGCAATCGACGCACCCTCGCATGATGCTTGTCATTGTCGAGTTCATCTTTACGCTTTAACGCCTCAACTTTGTTTTGATTAAGCAGTTTCCCTATCCACCACCTTGTTGTGTTCGGCTAAAGGCATACTGATTGTGTAAATATAAAGCGATACGGCTAAAATCAAATCATGTTGCTTCTGTATTGATGTTTATATCGATAATAATACCAATTAAAGTAAAAATGTGATCTAATTAAGGCCGTCGAACTCTTACAGAAAATCGTCATGGATAGCCTTAATAATACTGATTTTAAAAAGCTAGCAAGCCAACAAAAAACCATTCAAATGAAGGTTCGCTTGCTAGCACTAGCCCACTTCAAAGAAGGTCACTCGCGCACTCAAATTGCCAAATACCTTAAAGTCAGTCGAACTAGTGTAAACAAATGGGTTCAAGTATTTCTTGCAGAAGGATTGGAAGGGCTTCAAGAAAAACCTCGCACAGGCAGACCTGCATACCTCAATGCAGAACAACGAAAACAACTCAGTGCATTCATTAAGAAAGAAGCAGAGTCCCCTTCAGGCGGGCGCCTTGTCGGGAGCGATATACATGACTACATCGTGAAAAACTTTGATAAATACTACCACCCTAATTCTATCTATTATCTCCTCGACCACATGGGCTTCTCTTGGATAACTTCTCGCTCCAAACACCCTAAACAATCACAGCAAATCCAAGACGATTTTAAAAAAATTCAAAATAGAAACGATCCTTAAGATCCCCGGCCATATCGGGCTAGAGAGTGTTGATGTCTGGTTTCAAGATGAAGCTAGGTTTGGTCAGCAGAACACAACGACACGTCTTTGGGCGACTCGTGGAACGAGGCCTCGCGTGGTAAAACAACAGCAATTTGAATACGCTTATTTGTTTGGTTCGGTATGCCCTGAAAGAGGAATTGGCGAAGCCATAGTGGTTCCTTGGGTTAACAAGGACATAATGACAAATCACTTAGAGCAGATATCTAAGGCTACAGAAAAAGGACGTCATGCTGTCGTTATAATGGATGGTGCAGGCTGGCATACCGATGATATTGCGAGAGAATTTAATAACGTCAGTACTATTAAGCTTCCTCCCTACTCGCCAGAGCTTAACCCTATAGAGCAAGTTTGGAGTTGGTTGCGACAACATTATCTAGCGAATCAAAGTTTCACGGATTATAACGACATTGTTTCCAAGGTTTGTCGCGCTTGGAATGAATTTCTTGAGTGCAAAGATCGTGTCACAAAAATGAGCAGAAGGGATTGGATAAACCTGATCAGTTAATTTTCCGGATTGGTATAAGTTCATAAAATCAGATGGTTACACAAAACCATTGTTAGTTTAAAAGCTCTACATTTGGTAAGGTATTCAAGGAATCAATAACTTATTATATAAAGGCTTAATATGAAAATCGGTATGGTTGCCCTATCACTATTCACCGCTTTTGGCATGAGTTCATACGCGCTTGCTAATGAAAATGACACAGCAGCTAAAGATCTTGGTCATTTTTATGCAGGTGTTGATGTCGGATTTTACAATGAAACCGAATTAGAATACCGCGGTAGCAAAATTGAAGATTCTTCTGATCTAGCTGACTTGAGTTATAACTTAGTTGGCGGTTATGAGTTCAATACACACGATGTAGTAAAGCTGGGATTAGAAGCGGAGTACCGAAAAATTGGCAAAGTTAACTTTGCTCAAATGATGGATATTGAAGGCCAAGCCTTCTTCGTGAATGTTAAACCCAAATTCATCGTTAAAGGTGACGTCTTGGATTTGTATGTCTCCCTGTTAGCAGGCGTTGGATCTATTGATACGGAAATCAAAGCCTTTGGACTCTCAGATTCTAAATCTGAGGCCGCTTACCAAATCGGTGGAGAATTTGGCGCAATAATTACCGATAACATCGACGTTCATATCGGTTACCGCTCTGCACATATTGAAATAGAATCCATCGATGTTTCATCCAAAACAGCATACATTGGTGCAAGATACCATTTCTAAAGTTCCTTCAATGGCTAGACCAATTTATTGCGGTCAACTAGCCTAACATTGCAAATAGTCCGATCTCTTTGAGGTCGGATTTGCCACTATTGGTTCACTTAACTTCCTTTACATTGCCTCCAAATATAGGCATATTCCTCCACCAATATAAAGTTACGTTGCAACTTATTAGAAAAACCAGCGCTACTGCAAGATAAATCACTCAAACAGGCTGCTATTTCGTGTTTAAATTTTGATCTATCAATCAGTTATATGATTAAACTTGGTGACTAAGCAAGCAAACACTATGCATTCACGCTTACATTATGAATTATAGTGTTAACATCAGACAATGTTGTAAACCAGGTGTTTGATATGTTGCCTAAACTTTATAAGTTCAGATCTCTTCACGATAGAAACATACAATCGATATCCGAGTGTTCGTTGTGGTTTGATTCCGCGAAGACCTTTAATAACCCTTTTGAATCTCATCACCTGTTCAACAAAGAACTTCAGAATGACTTCAAGGTTATGTGCTTCTCTCAATCGAATGACCATCCCATACTTTGGTCTCAGTATGGTGATAACTTTAAAGGTATGTGTATTGAGTATGATCTTAACTGTTATCACGGTGAGGCAGATCTCAATTGCTTTGAAGTTCAGTATGCTGACAACCCAAGCATGCTTAGTACTCCTTCGCTAGTTGACTTAAAAGCATCGAGATTAGCCGCGAGCTTACTTGGAATCAAACATTCAAACTGGCGTTACGAAAAAGAATATCGCTGGGTACTGCCCAATGAAGAGATTATTGGCAACAAGCTGTATCTGAATAAAGAGTGTATAAGCTCTGTGATTCTCTCAGAA harbors:
- a CDS encoding porin family protein, which gives rise to MKIGMVALSLFTAFGMSSYALANENDTAAKDLGHFYAGVDVGFYNETELEYRGSKIEDSSDLADLSYNLVGGYEFNTHDVVKLGLEAEYRKIGKVNFAQMMDIEGQAFFVNVKPKFIVKGDVLDLYVSLLAGVGSIDTEIKAFGLSDSKSEAAYQIGGEFGAIITDNIDVHIGYRSAHIEIESIDVSSKTAYIGARYHF
- a CDS encoding mCpol domain-containing protein — its product is MKYITIDGDDVGRKITSFYLNNDEENLYQVSASLVNAADQIAQLLIENGFEIVFCAADGVVGKSGNCFDSARLFERIQGLPSNTFTFSAGVGSSLKEAYVALLDAKSSGKNKLCDYTIK
- a CDS encoding DUF2971 domain-containing protein, with the translated sequence MLPKLYKFRSLHDRNIQSISECSLWFDSAKTFNNPFESHHLFNKELQNDFKVMCFSQSNDHPILWSQYGDNFKGMCIEYDLNCYHGEADLNCFEVQYADNPSMLSTPSLVDLKASRLAASLLGIKHSNWRYEKEYRWVLPNEEIIGNKLYLNKECISSVILSEHAPADRKLKVLMTCQHLGIPVKHAVAKQDSCTFGTFC
- a CDS encoding type II toxin-antitoxin system RelE/ParE family toxin: MAEVIWSEPALSDLNDIAEYIALENLVAAKQLVQNIFDKIERLSDFPESGRLPPELEHLNYREVVVNPCRVFYKQKGDKVYILFVMRAERDLRRFLLSKQ
- a CDS encoding nucleotidyltransferase domain-containing protein; translated protein: MSRDWESVFSTWAKGPSQTEQTRAENAERQIRKAIQASEKLKNRNIKVFTQGSYRNRVNVKQDSDVDVGVVCYDSYFPNYTDDNVKVELAKSFVPASYEYSSFKNELEEALIAHFGRTSISRGSKSFDIKENSYRVESDVAAFFEHRRYTAVNRHLSGVEMIPDDLSPPSVINWPEQHYDNGVQKNTVTNRRYKRVVRVLKTLSNEMSKNGIKSAKEAPSFLIECLVFNAPNSAFEHTQYKPMVRAVLANLFNDTRSDDKCSEWGEVSELKYLFRGPQQWTRSSAHQFLSDAWDYIGYE
- a CDS encoding IS630 family transposase (programmed frameshift), which gives rise to MDSLNNTDFKKLASQQKTIQMKVRLLALAHFKEGHSRTQIAKYLKVSRTSVNKWVQVFLAEGLEGLQEKPRTGRPAYLNAEQRKQLSAFIKKEAESPSGGRLVGSDIHDYIVKNFDKYYHPNSIYYLLDHMGFSWITSRSKHPKQSQQIQDDFKKFKIETILKIPGHIGLESVDVWFQDEARFGQQNTTTRLWATRGTRPRVVKQQQFEYAYLFGSVCPERGIGEAIVVPWVNKDIMTNHLEQISKATEKGRHAVVIMDGAGWHTDDIAREFNNVSTIKLPPYSPELNPIEQVWSWLRQHYLANQSFTDYNDIVSKVCRAWNEFLECKDRVTKMSRRDWINLIS
- a CDS encoding type II toxin-antitoxin system Phd/YefM family antitoxin is translated as MKVELVTSLKRQATKILADLHDTKEPVLITEHGKPSAYLVDVDDYQFMQNRLAILEGIARGERAISEGKALSHDEAKDKMSKWLK